The proteins below come from a single Strix uralensis isolate ZFMK-TIS-50842 chromosome 8, bStrUra1, whole genome shotgun sequence genomic window:
- the UQCRH gene encoding LOW QUALITY PROTEIN: cytochrome b-c1 complex subunit 6, mitochondrial (The sequence of the model RefSeq protein was modified relative to this genomic sequence to represent the inferred CDS: inserted 1 base in 1 codon; deleted 4 bases in 2 codons), whose product MGLRDRVVHAGEPEEEEEEEEEELVDPLTTIREHCEQMEKCVKAREQLELCDARVSSRSQTEEQCTEELFDFLHARDHCVAHKLFKNLKKAGMIVHLLPQPASAVSGFTVLLPRLLILHAKYKRNSFLAATKHQCHCICSRGKCAAAQKXMLMFCNFPY is encoded by the exons ATGGGGCTGCGTGACCGTGTCGTTCACGCCGGGGAGCCtgag gaggaggaggaggaggaggaggaagagctggtg GATCCTTTAACCACAATTCGGGAGCACTGCGAGCAGATGGAGAAATGTGTGAAGGCGCGAGAGCAGCTGGAGCTGTGTGACGCACGGGTGTCCTCCAGGTCCCAGACAGAAGAACAGTGCACAGAGGAGCTTTTTGACTTCTTGCATGCCAGGGACCACTGT GTTGCTCACAAACTGTTTAAGAACCTGAAG AAGGCAGGCATGATTGTCCATCTGCTTCCACAGCCGGCGTCCGCAGTTTCTGGATTCACAGTACTGCTTCCCCGCCTGTTGATTCTCCATGCCAAGTATAAACGAAACAGCTTCCTGGCAGCGACCAAGCATCAGTGT CACTGCATCTGTTCTCGTGGAAAATGTGCAGCTGCGCAAA CCATGTTGATGTTCTGTAATTTTCCATATTAA